CCAAGAATATCTTCCACAACAAAGGAAATGATTTGGTCGAAAAGGTTAATGCTCGCATTCTGGACTATAAATCAACTGATGTTATGGATGTATCAGAATAATTTCTTGCAATACAATTAATGTATTTTTTTAACTATCGCCGGACTCCCTATTGGGAGTCCGGCTTATTTTTTCTACTAAATGAAAAATAAAAAGAATATTTATCAACTGAAGAAAGGAGAAGAAATGATTCAGACCTTACTAAGTAAATTTCTATTAGAAGGTTTACTGCTTTTTGCAGTATCTATTGGATTTGGTTTTCTAAAGAGCAAATTGGGAAAAGATAGAGCAGAAACTATCAGAGAGGCATTGATAACAGCTATGCTCTGGGCGGAAGAAGAATTTGGTATTGGGCAAGGGGAAAGAAAATGGCAAGAAGCCTGGGGAAAATTACTGGAGATTCTGGAGGGTAAGAAAATAACCCTAAAAGCGCAGGAAACGAAAGAACTGCAAACTTTGATGAAATCCAATATTGCTCGGATTAATCGTGAATATTATGATTCCCTGCTCAAAAAAGAATCCTTTTATCAAACAGAAGCAATTTCAGAACAAAATGGTGAGGAAGATAAGTGATGTTGCTACAAAATAGGGTTAATCATATCAGGATTGCACATCACTTTTGCCTGAATGAATTTCAATGTCCTTGCTGCCAGCAGGTAATGTTACACTCGCTTCTATTACAAAAATTGAAAGGTTTAAGGTATAAAATCCAAAAACCAGTTATCATAACTTCCGGTTACCGCTGCCCTGCTCATAATCAAGTGGTGGGGGGAGCAAAAAATAGCTATCATCTGTCAGGTATGGCTGTTGATATTTATGTACCAGAAATATCCTTAAGAGAATTGCTGATAACCGCTGAGGAGATTGGTTTTTCTGGAATTGGATATTATCCTGATCAAAATTTTTTGCATCTTGATA
This Atribacterota bacterium DNA region includes the following protein-coding sequences:
- a CDS encoding D-Ala-D-Ala carboxypeptidase family metallohydrolase, whose product is MLLQNRVNHIRIAHHFCLNEFQCPCCQQVMLHSLLLQKLKGLRYKIQKPVIITSGYRCPAHNQVVGGAKNSYHLSGMAVDIYVPEISLRELLITAEEIGFSGIGYYPDQNFLHLDIRPAGIARWQG